One region of Termitidicoccus mucosus genomic DNA includes:
- a CDS encoding NAD-dependent epimerase/dehydratase family protein, whose protein sequence is MKIAIIGSNGFVGTRLVEHLHLDSPHTAVPIVRQPSSLALPARFAIDWRLADALDSDSLAAALHGCDAVVHAALGDPDQITRMPAVLCAAAARAGLRRIVYLSSASVHGQDIPPGTDEETPLHTRHSLDYNNAKVRAERALFAAARRHSLHVYALRPGVVFGPRSRWITDAAQALRDGVAWLHGDGSGICNTIYIDNLVHAIRLCLEHSDPAATATRAYLVADAETVTWADFHAPVARALEVPAEAIHRVEHLPAFPKSFRQRVDQTLSRPWAQKLLPAFPHKLKQNTKKILATLSTPPPPDAWTIPAAPRPVITEEQALLQQCRWKIPHARATGLLAYHPPVTFAEGMARSLAWLSFARPDLFPEKVTSIK, encoded by the coding sequence ATGAAAATCGCCATCATCGGCTCCAACGGCTTTGTCGGCACCCGCCTCGTCGAGCACCTGCACCTCGACAGCCCACACACCGCCGTTCCCATCGTCCGCCAGCCCTCCTCCCTCGCGCTCCCCGCCCGTTTCGCCATCGACTGGAGGCTCGCCGACGCCCTTGATTCCGATTCCCTCGCCGCCGCGCTTCACGGTTGCGACGCCGTCGTCCACGCCGCCCTCGGCGATCCCGACCAGATCACCCGCATGCCCGCCGTGCTTTGCGCCGCCGCCGCCCGCGCCGGACTTCGCCGCATCGTCTATCTCAGCTCCGCGTCCGTCCACGGCCAGGACATTCCGCCCGGCACCGACGAGGAAACCCCGCTCCACACCCGGCACTCCCTCGATTACAACAACGCCAAAGTCCGCGCCGAGCGCGCCCTTTTCGCCGCCGCCCGCCGCCACTCGCTCCACGTTTATGCGCTTCGTCCCGGCGTCGTCTTCGGCCCCCGCTCCCGCTGGATAACCGACGCCGCCCAGGCCCTCCGCGACGGCGTCGCCTGGCTCCACGGCGACGGCTCCGGCATCTGCAACACCATCTACATCGACAACCTCGTCCACGCCATCCGCCTCTGCCTCGAACACTCCGATCCGGCCGCGACCGCCACCCGCGCCTATCTCGTCGCCGATGCCGAAACGGTCACCTGGGCCGATTTCCATGCGCCTGTCGCCCGCGCCCTCGAAGTGCCTGCCGAGGCCATCCACCGCGTCGAGCATCTCCCGGCTTTTCCCAAGTCCTTCCGCCAGCGCGTCGATCAAACCCTCAGCCGCCCGTGGGCGCAAAAACTCCTTCCCGCCTTTCCCCACAAGCTCAAGCAAAACACCAAAAAAATCCTGGCCACGCTCTCCACCCCGCCGCCTCCCGATGCCTGGACAATCCCGGCCGCGCCACGTCCCGTCATCACCGAGGAACAGGCCCTCCTCCAGCAATGCCGCTGGAAAATCCCCCACGCCCGCGCCACGGGACTCCTCGCCTACCACCCTCCGGTCACCTTTGCCGAGGGCATGGCCCGCAGCCTGGCCTGGCTGTCCTTCGCCCGCCCGGACCTGTTTCCCGAGAAAGTGACAAGCATCAAGTAA
- a CDS encoding Gfo/Idh/MocA family protein, with protein sequence MTSLVLIGCGAVAKQFYLPALRALAPLGELRVHALVDPSAAARAPLAAAFPAAHQHDDLAEVNAPPGALAVIATPPRFHLAQTLAAFDRGWHVLCEKPMAATAAECDRMLAAARAADRHLAVGLYKRFFPASLYLKNLCQHHQLGPLLHYDIAEGGPFRWPAATPSFFIKEQTPGGVLLDIGVHVLDLLLWWLGEPASLTYADDAMGGLETNARLALRHAGGATGALHFSRDWPTAQRYLFDFERGRIVWRVNRANTLELRLHGTPATLAATLQDPLTAAPQSTQPQAFIAQLRNLAAAIDGRAPLHVPGDEGARSLRLIETCYRQKKLLAQPWLSAAEQARAQTILDAPGLPPPPPPRATGAADAKPHVSR encoded by the coding sequence ATGACTTCCCTCGTCCTCATCGGCTGCGGCGCCGTCGCGAAGCAATTCTACCTTCCCGCCCTGCGCGCGCTCGCCCCCCTCGGCGAGCTTCGCGTCCACGCCCTCGTCGATCCGTCCGCCGCCGCCCGCGCTCCGCTCGCCGCCGCCTTTCCCGCCGCGCACCAGCACGACGATCTCGCCGAGGTCAACGCCCCGCCCGGCGCGCTCGCCGTCATCGCCACGCCGCCCCGCTTCCATCTCGCGCAAACCCTCGCCGCCTTCGACCGCGGCTGGCACGTCCTCTGCGAGAAACCCATGGCGGCCACCGCCGCCGAATGCGACCGCATGCTCGCCGCCGCCCGCGCCGCCGACCGCCATCTCGCCGTCGGCCTCTACAAACGTTTTTTCCCCGCCAGCCTCTACCTCAAAAACCTCTGCCAGCATCACCAGCTCGGTCCCCTCCTGCATTACGACATCGCCGAGGGAGGCCCCTTCCGCTGGCCCGCCGCCACGCCTTCCTTTTTTATCAAGGAGCAGACCCCGGGCGGCGTCCTGCTCGACATCGGCGTCCACGTGCTCGACCTCCTGCTCTGGTGGCTTGGCGAACCCGCCTCCCTCACCTACGCCGACGACGCCATGGGCGGGCTCGAAACCAACGCCCGCCTCGCGCTTCGCCATGCCGGCGGCGCCACTGGCGCGCTCCACTTCAGCCGCGACTGGCCCACCGCCCAGCGCTACCTCTTCGATTTCGAACGCGGCCGGATCGTCTGGCGCGTCAACCGGGCCAACACCCTCGAACTCCGCCTCCACGGCACTCCCGCCACGCTCGCCGCCACCTTGCAGGACCCGCTCACCGCCGCCCCCCAATCCACCCAGCCCCAAGCCTTCATCGCCCAGCTCCGCAATCTCGCCGCCGCCATCGACGGACGCGCCCCGCTTCATGTCCCCGGCGACGAAGGCGCGCGCTCCCTCCGTCTCATCGAAACCTGCTACCGGCAAAAAAAACTCCTCGCCCAGCCCTGGCTTTCCGCCGCCGAGCAAGCCCGCGCCCAGACCATCCTCGACGCGCCCGGCCTCCCGCCGCCCCCGCCGCCGCGCGCGACTGGCGCGGCTGATGCGAAACCACATGTATCAAGATAA
- a CDS encoding glycosyltransferase family 2 protein, with translation MKPSLSILLPVYNAARYLPAALASLRAQTFTDYELIAVDDGSADRSLAILARAADADPRIRVISRPNTGIVGALNDGLEAARAPVVARMDADDIAIPDRLARQFAFLRLTPEFVCLGTAVHFMDARSALLKPCPRSADHDAIERALLLGDGGQLIHPSIMFRRDAVLQIGGYRLAAQWIEDLDLYLRLARVGRLTNLPAALLHYRIHEQSVNFTRNTGRHERKLRILAEAHAARGLPFDPAAIPPPAYKSAFSPDDLCDYAITSLGYGRRGRPWHYTWRALRAAPRARRPWRTLSYLLKHRLGLIRT, from the coding sequence GTGAAACCCAGCCTGTCCATCCTCCTCCCGGTTTACAACGCCGCCCGCTACCTGCCCGCGGCGCTCGCCTCCCTTCGCGCGCAAACCTTCACCGACTACGAACTCATTGCCGTTGACGACGGCTCCGCCGACCGATCCCTCGCCATCCTTGCCCGCGCCGCCGATGCCGATCCCCGCATCCGTGTGATTTCCCGTCCCAACACCGGCATTGTCGGCGCCCTCAACGACGGGCTCGAGGCCGCGCGCGCGCCCGTCGTCGCCCGCATGGACGCCGACGACATCGCGATTCCCGACCGCCTCGCCCGCCAGTTCGCCTTCCTCCGGCTCACGCCCGAATTCGTCTGCCTCGGCACCGCCGTCCATTTCATGGACGCCCGCTCCGCCCTGCTCAAGCCCTGCCCCCGCTCCGCCGACCACGACGCCATCGAGCGCGCCCTGCTGCTTGGCGACGGCGGCCAGCTCATCCACCCCTCCATCATGTTCCGCCGCGACGCCGTCCTCCAGATCGGCGGCTACCGTCTCGCCGCGCAATGGATCGAGGACCTCGACCTCTACCTCCGCCTTGCCCGCGTCGGCCGCCTCACCAATCTTCCAGCCGCGCTGCTCCATTACCGCATCCACGAGCAAAGCGTGAACTTCACCCGCAACACCGGCCGGCACGAGCGCAAGCTCCGCATCCTTGCCGAGGCGCACGCCGCCCGCGGCCTCCCGTTTGATCCCGCCGCCATTCCGCCGCCGGCCTACAAGTCCGCCTTCAGCCCGGACGATCTCTGCGACTATGCCATCACTTCGTTGGGCTACGGTCGCCGGGGACGCCCCTGGCACTACACCTGGCGCGCGCTGCGCGCCGCTCCTCGCGCGCGCCGTCCCTGGCGCACCCTTTCCTACCTTCTGAAACACCGCCTCGGCCTTATCCGGACTTAG
- a CDS encoding DapH/DapD/GlmU-related protein: MPLKQTARSLFYALRYPGARIGRHCFVGNATRLAPGVRIGDGSTLSGATLHPGTILGPRSAVHPGARIARSTLGAHCTVEGGAEIYGSTLGDYVTLHPRTSLTDVQAGSFNYIALETRLNDVSLGSFCSIGPRVIIGTGEHPSHLLSTSPVFYSPRKQTGATFLPANAAGLFAERLRVHIGHDVWIGAHAFVRDGVRIGNGAIVAAGAVVTRDVAPYQIVGGVPARPIRLRFPETIIARLEALAWWQWPPGKLRAAQPFIAQPDPEKLFQWAESWARREVTSDP; the protein is encoded by the coding sequence ATGCCGCTGAAGCAAACCGCCCGCTCCCTCTTCTACGCGCTCCGTTATCCCGGGGCGCGCATCGGGCGGCATTGCTTCGTCGGCAACGCCACCCGCCTTGCCCCCGGCGTGCGGATCGGCGACGGCTCCACCCTTTCCGGGGCGACTCTCCACCCCGGCACGATCCTCGGCCCCCGCTCCGCGGTCCACCCCGGCGCGCGCATCGCCCGCAGCACGCTCGGCGCGCATTGCACCGTCGAGGGCGGCGCGGAAATCTACGGCAGCACGCTCGGCGATTATGTCACGCTCCATCCGCGGACCTCCCTCACGGATGTCCAGGCCGGCTCGTTCAACTACATCGCCCTGGAGACGCGCCTGAACGACGTGTCCCTCGGCTCGTTCTGCTCCATCGGCCCCCGCGTCATCATCGGCACCGGCGAGCACCCGTCGCATCTCCTCAGCACGTCGCCCGTTTTCTATTCCCCGCGCAAACAGACCGGCGCCACCTTCCTCCCGGCCAACGCCGCCGGGCTCTTCGCCGAGCGCCTGCGCGTCCACATCGGCCACGACGTCTGGATTGGCGCGCACGCCTTTGTCCGCGACGGCGTCCGCATCGGCAACGGCGCCATCGTCGCGGCCGGCGCCGTCGTCACCCGCGATGTCGCCCCCTACCAGATCGTCGGCGGCGTGCCCGCGCGTCCCATTCGTCTTCGTTTCCCCGAAACCATCATCGCCCGGCTCGAAGCCCTCGCCTGGTGGCAATGGCCGCCCGGCAAGCTCCGCGCCGCCCAGCCGTTCATTGCCCAGCCTGATCCCGAAAAACTTTTCCAATGGGCCGAGTCCTGGGCGCGGCGCGAAGTGACAAGCGACCCGTAA